A section of the Gloeobacter violaceus PCC 7421 genome encodes:
- the cbiD gene encoding cobalt-precorrin-5B (C(1))-methyltransferase CbiD: MSRTGYTLPVFAAAAARAALLHLIEKVPCASVQLDLLGEQAAIPIEQVARLDAETALGVTRSDPGDNLDLTRHTPVWAWVHLEVGTGEVLRLEAGEGLGRTAAGEAAIYRYARQLMEANVAPLVPTGRTATVRFILPEGRALALRTSNAAFGILEGLALLGTSGLSQPLSAADHLESFRAALRERAERERRLVFCIGAGGLQAAGRLGLDQGATVQTGNWIGALLVEAGMLGIESVLLLGYQGKLVKLAAGIFNTSSHVADGRLETIAAGAVAAGADIETVRTVLEAPTADAACALLAAAGWAEKIYAALAERVSGRSVEYVRKYTERTMAVATMLLDRQGRVIARDRAAAEWLAEP, from the coding sequence ATGTCCCGCACCGGCTACACCTTGCCCGTTTTTGCCGCCGCCGCCGCCCGGGCGGCGTTGCTCCATTTGATTGAAAAAGTGCCCTGCGCATCGGTACAGCTCGATTTGCTGGGTGAACAAGCCGCGATTCCCATCGAGCAGGTGGCACGGCTGGACGCTGAAACAGCCCTCGGGGTTACCCGCAGCGATCCGGGCGACAACCTGGATCTGACCCGCCACACGCCGGTCTGGGCCTGGGTGCACCTGGAGGTGGGCACCGGTGAAGTGCTGCGGTTGGAGGCCGGGGAGGGGCTGGGCCGCACCGCGGCGGGCGAGGCGGCCATCTACCGCTACGCCCGGCAGCTGATGGAGGCGAACGTCGCTCCGCTGGTACCGACGGGCCGGACCGCCACGGTGCGCTTTATTTTACCGGAGGGGCGGGCCCTCGCCTTGCGCACCTCCAACGCCGCCTTCGGCATCCTCGAAGGGCTGGCGCTGCTGGGCACCAGCGGTCTCTCGCAGCCGCTGTCCGCCGCCGACCACCTGGAGAGCTTTCGCGCGGCGCTGCGCGAGCGGGCCGAACGCGAGCGCCGTCTGGTTTTTTGTATCGGTGCAGGCGGTCTGCAGGCGGCCGGGCGGCTGGGCCTCGACCAGGGCGCCACGGTGCAGACGGGCAACTGGATTGGAGCGCTGCTGGTGGAGGCGGGGATGCTGGGGATCGAGTCGGTACTGCTTCTGGGTTACCAGGGCAAGCTCGTCAAGCTCGCCGCAGGCATCTTCAACACCAGCAGCCACGTCGCCGACGGGCGGCTGGAGACAATCGCCGCCGGGGCCGTCGCCGCCGGAGCGGACATCGAGACGGTGCGCACCGTACTCGAAGCGCCCACCGCCGATGCCGCCTGCGCCCTGTTGGCGGCGGCGGGATGGGCAGAGAAAATCTATGCTGCTCTTGCAGAGCGGGTAAGCGGTCGGTCGGTCGAGTACGTACGCAAGTACACCGAGCGGACGATGGCCGTCGCCACGATGCTGTTGGA
- a CDS encoding caspase family protein — protein MSPVGIRSPQTGRRSLAKQGKLWMLLVGINDYQDPTFAGLRYCVADCQGIHAALLDATPNFSGRECFVFQDRGVSAPPAAGVLAALEQIAERAQPEDTLLFYFCGHGVIDPATRQAVLCLADTRAEEPAETGLELQRLLARLGRCSAQQQLVWIDACHSGGMSIGDLAAGGDPGGPMVAVLRERAARSQGFYAILSCDRFQRSWEFSELGHGLFTYFLMRGLRGEAANYKGEIEVDHLYRYVCQQARLYIDNRNRQLRLLNRQKQRDGETDFFPEYPPQTPKRIVEGVGTQVIGLKVPQEEARPLRRALVVDGFAGERAAFALGPLLQGSGGFEVAYWPQPGRPWSEVREAIKTCLTPQGSAQEHETVLIYLRAPIERTAEGETLCLGGTVRLSPFWLRRELQYSGAAQQIVVLDCPGGGPSLADWTDCLLVGSERSQCLVAAASPQSDPERFLRVLLATIETADSQTGLSAASWIDRLQNGLTQARVGVHVGLTGETGIIEILPAARQNFASLAAADLKLCPYMGLRAFAEEDAPYYFGRAVLARDLLSRLERQVFVAVVGASGSGKSSLVQAGLLAQLRTGRHIPGSQHWWSGSFRPGAQPIAALSRRLAEGHGSGERLDAGQQIEGLLHLGAQGLLQWLAARQEPVVLLVIDQFEELFTLASPQERRDFLAVLLGALAGAAGRLKLVVTLRADFIGPCLEESELAPLLQQGSFLVPPVLVSADYRQIICKPAQQVNLQVEPELVEALLEELSGSAGGLPLLEFALEQLWQVRSEGRLTLQAYRQEVGGLQGALEARAERVYADLTTEERECAQWIFLSLTQLGEGTEDTRRRVHKSELVVERYSQDLVERTLQALTAAKLVVVDLEEGQPAGTRSTFGTDIATAAAQLRREVTVEVAHEVLIRHWSTLRWWLEENRARLRVLRQIEQAAFLWNQKQRQKDFLLQGVRLSEAEELIGKFADQLTATAQQFVVACLAERGAQRAQERRRLRVAQIAAVAMAILAAFAAVAGLFAYKQVEEVQHSRIDTLISESKLLFADHRQLDALISSVRAAQLARQFFSGDKQLNEQTDRTLQKVIFNIEEANRLEGYIGTPLSCDFSPDGKFILCGDSQGNIYLQNRSGQTIKSWKGHESVIYKVDFSPDSLQFATAGEDKIIRLWSVNGELLKTLRGHTERVHSIRYSSSGRLLASMSSNSIKLWDKTGKFIRSINRNIGEAIAFGWSPDEELLAIPIIAGNSVEITSLSGQLLRVLKGHTQPVNGANFSPDGNQIASFSSDKTVRLWNAKSGKFQHAYSGHTDAIWQVEFSPDSSIFASAGEDRTVRLWSKDGHSLKILSGHTDRVMDVRFSPEGTHLLSASFDKSIRLWQVNNLYRLSFKGNGSEVLSMRFSPVNNRVLAAAANKDIYLWSHDGKLIAKLIGHEDLVQNFDIRPDGKQIVSVSSDRTIRLWSSQGKLLKIFPRQTNWPFFIRYISSDIIASAGHDNQVHLWSLDGSLLQTFKGHTDSTTGALLLQDKMASFSWDGTIRLWQLNGKLIKVLTGHKGQIYSFDFQPADNILASADSEGEIRLWRGDGSLLAVLSGHRGSIYNLKFSPDGRILASGSMDGTVRLWTARGKLLAVLAHHSDSIRDVRFSPNGKYLATASEDGTVRIWNLKGDLLSTLDVGNSVTALAFSPDGHTLASGSADGTLELWKQWRYRPHDVLESGCQWLQNYTSLATDEKAGEVARACRKR, from the coding sequence ATGTCTCCAGTCGGTATTCGCTCCCCCCAAACCGGGCGTCGTTCGCTTGCCAAGCAGGGCAAGTTGTGGATGCTTTTGGTGGGGATAAACGATTACCAGGACCCGACGTTTGCCGGATTGCGCTACTGCGTGGCCGATTGCCAGGGCATTCACGCCGCCCTGCTCGACGCGACTCCCAACTTCAGCGGCCGTGAGTGCTTTGTCTTTCAAGACCGGGGGGTGAGCGCTCCGCCGGCGGCCGGTGTCCTCGCCGCCCTCGAGCAGATTGCCGAGCGGGCGCAACCGGAGGACACGCTGCTGTTTTATTTTTGCGGCCACGGGGTGATCGACCCGGCCACCCGGCAGGCGGTGCTGTGCCTGGCCGACACCCGCGCCGAGGAACCCGCCGAGACGGGATTGGAGTTGCAGCGGTTGCTCGCCCGGCTCGGCCGCTGCAGCGCCCAGCAGCAACTGGTCTGGATCGACGCCTGCCACAGCGGCGGCATGAGCATCGGGGATCTGGCCGCCGGGGGCGATCCCGGCGGTCCGATGGTGGCGGTGCTGCGCGAGCGGGCCGCCAGAAGCCAGGGCTTCTACGCGATTCTTTCGTGCGACCGCTTCCAGCGCTCCTGGGAATTCAGCGAACTGGGGCACGGTTTGTTTACTTACTTTTTGATGCGCGGCCTGCGGGGAGAGGCCGCCAACTACAAAGGCGAAATCGAAGTCGACCATCTCTACCGCTATGTCTGCCAGCAGGCGCGACTGTACATCGACAACCGCAACCGGCAACTCCGGCTTCTGAACCGCCAGAAGCAGCGCGACGGAGAAACGGATTTTTTTCCGGAGTACCCGCCGCAAACCCCCAAGCGCATCGTCGAAGGTGTAGGCACCCAGGTGATTGGCCTCAAGGTGCCCCAGGAAGAGGCCCGTCCCCTCAGGCGGGCCCTGGTTGTCGATGGGTTTGCAGGCGAGCGGGCCGCCTTTGCCCTCGGCCCGCTCCTGCAGGGATCCGGCGGCTTCGAGGTCGCCTACTGGCCCCAACCGGGCCGCCCCTGGAGCGAAGTGCGCGAGGCGATCAAAACCTGCCTCACCCCCCAGGGGAGCGCCCAGGAGCACGAGACGGTGCTCATCTATTTGCGCGCGCCCATCGAACGCACCGCCGAGGGCGAGACGCTCTGCCTGGGGGGCACGGTGCGCCTCAGTCCTTTCTGGCTGCGCCGCGAGCTGCAGTACAGCGGCGCAGCCCAGCAGATTGTGGTCCTCGACTGCCCCGGGGGTGGCCCCAGCCTCGCCGATTGGACCGACTGCCTGCTGGTCGGTTCTGAGCGCAGCCAGTGCCTGGTGGCCGCCGCCTCGCCGCAGAGCGATCCCGAGCGCTTCTTGCGGGTGCTGCTCGCCACGATCGAGACTGCCGATTCCCAGACGGGCCTGAGTGCGGCAAGCTGGATCGACCGATTGCAAAACGGCCTTACCCAGGCGCGGGTGGGGGTGCACGTCGGTCTCACCGGCGAGACGGGGATCATCGAAATTTTGCCCGCCGCCCGCCAGAATTTCGCTTCCCTTGCCGCCGCGGACCTCAAGCTGTGTCCTTACATGGGCCTCAGAGCGTTTGCAGAGGAGGACGCGCCCTACTACTTTGGCCGCGCGGTCCTCGCGCGCGACTTGCTGTCCCGTCTGGAGCGCCAGGTGTTTGTGGCGGTGGTGGGGGCGAGCGGCAGCGGCAAATCGTCGCTGGTCCAGGCGGGTCTGCTCGCCCAGTTGCGTACCGGCCGCCACATCCCGGGCTCGCAGCACTGGTGGAGTGGCAGCTTCCGTCCGGGAGCGCAGCCGATCGCCGCCCTCAGCCGCCGCCTCGCCGAGGGACACGGCTCAGGCGAGCGCCTGGATGCGGGACAACAGATCGAAGGGTTGTTGCACCTGGGTGCTCAGGGATTGTTGCAGTGGCTGGCCGCTCGCCAGGAGCCGGTGGTGCTGCTGGTGATCGACCAGTTCGAGGAGCTGTTTACCCTCGCCTCACCCCAGGAGCGCCGCGACTTTCTGGCGGTACTGCTCGGGGCGCTGGCTGGGGCGGCGGGGCGCTTGAAGCTGGTCGTCACCCTGCGCGCCGATTTTATCGGTCCTTGTTTGGAGGAGAGCGAGCTTGCCCCGCTGTTGCAGCAGGGCAGCTTTCTGGTGCCGCCGGTGCTGGTGAGTGCCGATTACCGCCAGATCATCTGCAAGCCGGCCCAGCAGGTGAATTTGCAGGTGGAGCCCGAACTGGTGGAGGCGCTGCTCGAGGAATTAAGCGGCTCGGCGGGGGGGCTGCCTTTGCTCGAATTTGCCCTGGAGCAACTCTGGCAGGTGCGCTCGGAGGGCCGCCTGACGTTGCAGGCTTACCGCCAGGAGGTGGGAGGGTTGCAGGGGGCGCTCGAGGCACGCGCCGAGCGGGTCTATGCAGATCTCACGACCGAGGAGCGCGAGTGCGCGCAGTGGATTTTTTTGTCGCTGACCCAGTTGGGCGAAGGCACCGAGGACACCCGCCGCCGGGTGCACAAGTCGGAACTGGTGGTCGAGCGCTATTCACAAGATCTGGTGGAGCGCACGCTGCAGGCGCTCACGGCGGCGAAGCTGGTGGTGGTCGACCTCGAAGAGGGACAACCGGCGGGCACCCGCAGCACGTTCGGCACGGACATCGCCACGGCGGCGGCGCAACTGCGCCGCGAGGTGACGGTCGAGGTGGCCCACGAGGTGCTCATCCGTCACTGGTCGACTTTGCGCTGGTGGCTCGAAGAAAACCGCGCCCGATTGCGGGTGCTGCGCCAGATCGAACAGGCCGCTTTTCTGTGGAACCAAAAGCAGCGCCAGAAGGACTTTTTGCTCCAGGGGGTGCGCCTGTCGGAGGCGGAGGAGCTGATTGGCAAATTCGCCGACCAACTCACGGCAACTGCCCAGCAGTTCGTGGTCGCCTGCCTCGCGGAGCGTGGCGCCCAACGCGCGCAGGAGCGCCGCCGCCTGCGCGTTGCCCAGATAGCCGCCGTGGCGATGGCGATCCTGGCCGCCTTTGCCGCCGTGGCCGGACTATTTGCCTACAAACAGGTCGAGGAGGTGCAGCACAGCCGCATCGACACACTGATTTCAGAATCAAAATTGTTGTTTGCCGACCACAGACAACTGGACGCACTGATCAGTAGTGTGCGTGCAGCGCAGCTGGCACGTCAGTTTTTCTCGGGAGACAAACAACTCAACGAACAGACCGACAGAACGCTGCAAAAAGTGATCTTTAATATTGAGGAAGCCAATCGCCTAGAGGGATACATCGGTACTCCGTTAAGTTGTGACTTCAGCCCGGACGGAAAATTCATCCTCTGCGGAGACTCGCAAGGAAATATCTATCTTCAAAATCGAAGTGGTCAGACTATTAAATCATGGAAAGGGCATGAATCTGTCATTTACAAAGTTGACTTTAGTCCCGACAGTCTACAGTTTGCAACTGCAGGTGAGGATAAGATTATTCGGCTATGGAGCGTGAATGGCGAATTGCTCAAGACACTGAGAGGCCATACCGAGCGAGTGCACAGTATACGCTACAGCTCAAGTGGCAGACTCCTTGCCTCGATGAGTTCAAACTCAATAAAGCTTTGGGATAAAACCGGTAAATTTATACGATCAATCAACCGCAACATTGGCGAAGCCATTGCCTTTGGATGGAGCCCGGATGAAGAGCTGCTCGCCATTCCGATAATAGCAGGAAATTCCGTTGAAATTACAAGTCTTAGCGGACAATTGCTCAGAGTTCTTAAGGGCCATACACAGCCGGTCAATGGCGCCAATTTCAGTCCTGACGGCAATCAAATAGCCTCTTTTAGTTCAGACAAGACTGTACGGCTTTGGAATGCAAAGAGCGGCAAATTTCAGCATGCTTACTCCGGTCATACAGATGCGATTTGGCAAGTCGAATTCAGCCCCGATAGCTCAATATTCGCATCAGCCGGTGAAGACAGGACAGTGCGCTTATGGAGCAAGGACGGCCACAGTTTAAAAATTTTGTCAGGTCATACAGACAGAGTCATGGATGTGCGCTTCAGCCCAGAAGGCACCCATCTCCTCTCAGCAAGCTTTGATAAATCAATTCGCTTATGGCAAGTCAATAATCTCTATAGATTATCTTTTAAAGGTAATGGCTCCGAGGTGCTGTCTATGCGCTTCAGTCCGGTTAATAATCGCGTTCTAGCTGCCGCCGCCAACAAAGATATCTACCTTTGGAGCCATGATGGAAAGTTGATAGCCAAACTCATCGGGCATGAAGATCTGGTTCAGAATTTTGACATACGCCCCGATGGAAAGCAGATTGTCTCAGTAAGCTCCGACCGCACCATTCGTCTTTGGAGTAGCCAAGGAAAGCTGCTTAAAATTTTTCCCAGGCAAACCAACTGGCCTTTCTTTATTCGTTATATCTCCAGTGATATTATTGCTTCGGCAGGCCATGATAATCAGGTACATTTATGGAGCCTGGATGGCTCTTTGCTGCAAACTTTTAAAGGACACACCGATTCGACGACAGGTGCCCTGCTCCTGCAGGACAAGATGGCTAGCTTCAGCTGGGATGGTACTATTCGGCTGTGGCAACTGAATGGCAAACTGATAAAAGTTTTGACAGGACACAAAGGCCAAATTTATAGCTTTGACTTTCAGCCTGCCGATAATATACTGGCTTCCGCCGATTCAGAAGGTGAAATTCGACTCTGGCGCGGCGATGGCAGTCTGCTTGCTGTACTTTCAGGGCATCGGGGCTCTATTTACAATCTAAAGTTCAGCCCGGATGGCCGGATACTAGCCTCCGGGAGCATGGATGGCACGGTGCGTTTGTGGACAGCTAGGGGAAAGTTATTGGCTGTATTGGCACACCATTCCGATTCGATCCGGGATGTTCGCTTCAGCCCGAACGGCAAATACCTCGCAACGGCAAGTGAAGATGGTACTGTGCGCATTTGGAACCTGAAGGGTGACTTGTTATCAACCCTCGATGTTGGTAACAGTGTGACAGCCCTTGCTTTTAGCCCTGACGGCCACACTCTGGCTTCCGGGAGTGCTGACGGCACCCTCGAGCTCTGGAAGCAATGGCGATACAGACCGCATGATGTGCTTGAGTCTGGCTGTCAATGGTTGCAGAACTACACCAGCCTTGCCACGGATGAGAAGGCTGGAGAAGTTGCCCGTGCCTGTAGAAAAAGGTAA
- a CDS encoding cobalt-precorrin-6A reductase yields MIWLIGGTSESRSIAQALAGARVPWVATVTTARAAGLYTGLPGEVGVGPLNTEALGAFLAAHRPLAVVDASHPFAAQISRLAMAVGLPYLRYERPSVSLAPETEQFPDFAALVHSQVLDGRRVLLTVGVKALPLLAPLQGRAALWARVLPESAAQAHSAGFALNRLILTRPPVDAGAERELWQRLAVDTVVTKEGGEAGGVDVKQVVARQLGVRLVVIARPTLAYPRQTANLSEVLAFAQKFLHPALDQ; encoded by the coding sequence ATGATCTGGCTGATTGGCGGCACCAGTGAGAGTCGCAGTATCGCCCAGGCACTCGCCGGGGCCAGAGTTCCCTGGGTGGCGACGGTGACCACGGCGCGGGCTGCCGGACTCTACACGGGTCTGCCGGGGGAGGTGGGGGTCGGTCCCCTCAACACCGAAGCCTTGGGGGCTTTTTTGGCCGCCCACCGGCCCCTGGCGGTGGTCGATGCTTCCCATCCTTTTGCTGCGCAGATTTCGCGGCTGGCCATGGCCGTAGGGTTGCCGTATTTGCGCTACGAGCGACCGAGTGTGTCCCTGGCACCCGAAACGGAGCAATTTCCCGATTTCGCAGCGCTCGTCCATTCGCAGGTGCTCGATGGGCGCCGGGTGCTGCTCACCGTGGGCGTCAAAGCGCTGCCGCTTCTGGCTCCTTTGCAGGGGCGGGCCGCGCTCTGGGCGCGGGTATTGCCCGAATCGGCCGCACAGGCGCACTCGGCCGGCTTTGCCCTGAACCGGCTCATCCTCACCCGCCCACCAGTAGATGCCGGGGCGGAGCGGGAGTTGTGGCAACGGCTCGCTGTCGATACGGTGGTCACCAAAGAAGGCGGCGAAGCGGGCGGGGTCGACGTCAAGCAAGTCGTTGCCCGGCAGTTGGGCGTGCGTCTGGTGGTAATTGCCAGGCCCACCCTTGCCTATCCCCGCCAGACAGCCAATTTGTCCGAAGTTCTGGCCTTTGCCCAGAAATTTTTACACCCGGCATTAGATCAGTAG
- a CDS encoding ergothioneine biosynthesis protein EgtB, with the protein MVQEPVQIAASRARFLPQRLFATREATFAMLAGVEREHFCRQAHPDYSPVGWHLGHIAFTEGLWILERCAGLPRPAPEFGRIFAVDALPKAQRTSLPATAEIYGYVRQVREQVLACLDREPGLSAEARLWHFLVQHESQHAETMRWLLQLLTPTPAGEAIFSGADTDEMIRVEPGEALMGSDATEALDNERPARQVHLEGYWIDRYPVTQRQFQAFIDTGGYGEPHFWSASGRRWLSQHPVHRPLYWSAPDDRPVMGVSYYEAEAYARFACKRLPTEAEWEKAARYDPTRGTFRTYPWGEVPPEAGRTGTGRAAVGIHPAGRSALGLDDLLGNVWEWTATWFHPYPGFVSYPYTGYSAAYFDDGHRVLKGGSWASGPAVLRPSFRNWYEPAQRVPFAGFRCARSL; encoded by the coding sequence GTGGTTCAAGAACCGGTCCAAATTGCCGCCAGTCGCGCCCGTTTTCTGCCGCAGCGGTTATTTGCGACCCGCGAAGCCACCTTCGCCATGCTTGCGGGCGTCGAGCGGGAGCATTTTTGTCGCCAGGCCCACCCCGACTACAGCCCGGTGGGCTGGCATCTGGGGCACATCGCCTTCACCGAGGGGCTCTGGATTCTCGAACGTTGTGCCGGTCTGCCGCGCCCGGCCCCCGAGTTCGGCCGCATCTTCGCCGTCGACGCCCTGCCCAAGGCCCAGCGCACGTCGCTGCCTGCGACCGCCGAAATCTACGGCTATGTGCGGCAAGTGCGCGAACAGGTGCTTGCCTGCCTCGATCGCGAGCCGGGATTGTCCGCAGAAGCGCGGCTGTGGCATTTTCTGGTGCAGCACGAAAGCCAGCACGCCGAGACGATGCGCTGGCTGTTGCAACTATTGACTCCAACTCCGGCCGGGGAGGCCATCTTTTCGGGGGCCGACACCGACGAGATGATCCGCGTCGAGCCGGGAGAAGCGTTGATGGGCAGCGACGCGACCGAAGCCCTCGACAACGAGCGGCCCGCCCGGCAGGTCCATCTCGAAGGCTACTGGATCGACCGCTACCCAGTCACCCAACGGCAATTCCAGGCGTTTATCGACACGGGCGGCTACGGCGAGCCGCACTTCTGGTCAGCAAGCGGCCGGCGTTGGCTTTCTCAGCATCCTGTCCACAGGCCCCTCTACTGGAGCGCTCCCGACGACCGGCCGGTAATGGGTGTGAGCTATTACGAGGCGGAAGCTTACGCCCGTTTCGCCTGCAAGCGGCTACCCACCGAGGCCGAGTGGGAAAAAGCCGCCCGCTACGATCCGACGCGGGGCACTTTTCGTACCTATCCCTGGGGAGAGGTGCCGCCGGAGGCGGGCCGGACCGGCACCGGCCGCGCGGCGGTCGGCATCCATCCGGCCGGGCGCAGTGCCCTGGGGCTGGACGATCTGCTGGGCAACGTTTGGGAGTGGACCGCCACCTGGTTTCACCCTTATCCGGGCTTTGTGAGTTATCCCTACACCGGTTACTCCGCCGCCTACTTCGACGACGGCCACCGGGTGCTCAAAGGCGGAAGCTGGGCGAGTGGTCCGGCGGTACTGCGCCCGAGCTTTCGCAACTGGTATGAACCCGCTCAGCGGGTGCCCTTCGCCGGTTTTCGCTGCGCCCGTTCGCTGTGA
- the egtD gene encoding L-histidine N(alpha)-methyltransferase: MSLSQSMAQREALLRLHVEHLATVAVVAGEGADVVAGLSASAKTLPPRYFYDDAGSALFERICGLEEYYLTRTETAILRERAAAIARITGECELVELGSGSATKVRLLLDAYKKVRRRYLPIDVSAGILESSARALLIDYPDLTVHGLVGTFEQGLAGLPATLLASRMIAFLGSTLGNLTPAECDAFFGRVGAALAPGEYFLLGVDLHKDTATLEAAYNDREGVTAQFNLNMLRHLNWRYGGNFNLDRFRHLAFYHEQARQIEIYLESLEAQSVRLDRLDLTVQLASGEAIMTEISRKFDLDVLAAELQSHGLAAIQRYSDPARRFGLLLCRRF; this comes from the coding sequence ATGTCCCTTTCCCAATCGATGGCCCAGCGAGAGGCGCTCCTGCGCCTGCACGTCGAGCATCTGGCCACAGTGGCGGTAGTGGCCGGTGAGGGGGCCGATGTGGTGGCGGGATTGAGCGCTTCGGCGAAGACCCTGCCGCCGCGCTACTTTTATGACGACGCCGGTTCGGCGCTCTTCGAGCGGATCTGCGGTTTGGAGGAGTACTATCTGACCCGCACCGAGACCGCCATTTTGCGGGAGCGCGCCGCAGCGATAGCCCGAATCACCGGCGAGTGCGAGCTGGTGGAACTCGGCAGCGGCAGCGCCACCAAGGTGCGCCTGTTGCTCGACGCTTACAAAAAAGTGCGTCGGCGGTACCTGCCCATCGACGTGAGCGCCGGCATTCTCGAAAGCAGCGCCCGCGCCCTGCTGATCGACTACCCGGATTTGACGGTGCACGGACTGGTGGGCACCTTCGAGCAGGGGCTGGCCGGTTTGCCCGCGACTTTGCTGGCCAGCCGGATGATCGCTTTTTTGGGCAGCACCCTGGGCAATCTCACCCCGGCGGAGTGCGACGCATTTTTTGGCCGGGTGGGGGCGGCCCTCGCTCCGGGCGAGTATTTTTTGCTGGGGGTAGATCTGCACAAGGACACCGCTACCCTCGAAGCCGCCTATAACGACCGCGAGGGCGTCACCGCCCAGTTCAACCTCAACATGCTGCGCCACCTGAACTGGCGCTACGGTGGCAATTTTAATCTGGATCGCTTTCGGCACCTCGCTTTTTATCACGAGCAGGCGCGGCAGATCGAGATTTATCTCGAGAGCCTCGAAGCTCAGAGCGTCCGGCTCGATCGGTTGGACTTGACCGTACAGCTTGCGTCAGGTGAGGCGATCATGACCGAAATCTCGCGCAAATTTGATTTGGACGTGCTCGCAGCCGAGTTGCAAAGTCACGGACTCGCGGCCATCCAGCGCTACAGCGATCCGGCGCGGCGCTTCGGTTTGTTGCTGTGTCGCCGGTTTTGA
- a CDS encoding methylmalonic aciduria and homocystinuria type D protein codes for MQILWYPAAGLFRGDWRGLLPGWPEPPNSLALFFQDTGVDLCDFSDAAEQAKDAARERFIAGALGLARTLHRRGYRATVFDPVDGLPVATRESDRPRFWSTANWSDIRAVRTVTGFPIEAAGGCHVVVHPQYGRRVYIGSLVCSALYIELMGMVSA; via the coding sequence GTGCAGATTCTCTGGTATCCGGCGGCGGGACTATTCAGAGGCGATTGGCGCGGCCTGCTGCCGGGCTGGCCCGAGCCCCCCAACTCGCTGGCGCTCTTTTTCCAGGACACCGGCGTGGATCTGTGCGATTTTAGCGACGCAGCGGAACAGGCCAAGGATGCAGCGCGCGAGCGCTTTATCGCCGGTGCCCTGGGTCTGGCCCGCACCCTGCACCGGCGCGGCTACCGCGCCACGGTCTTCGACCCGGTCGACGGCCTGCCTGTGGCAACCCGGGAGAGTGACCGGCCCCGCTTCTGGAGTACGGCCAACTGGAGCGACATCCGGGCGGTGCGGACGGTCACCGGGTTTCCGATTGAAGCGGCGGGCGGCTGCCACGTCGTCGTCCATCCCCAGTACGGCCGCCGGGTCTACATCGGCAGCCTGGTCTGCTCGGCGCTCTATATCGAGTTGATGGGTATGGTGAGCGCTTGA
- a CDS encoding RidA family protein yields the protein MSKRNVVYPAGRQALYDLNNYSPAIRSGDLLFVSGQVGSREDGSPEPDFEKQVQLAFDNLNAILEAAGCTFDDVVDVTTFHTDPKAQIETVAAVRLKAIGEAPYPNWTAVGVNWLAGFDFEIKAIARVPSAD from the coding sequence ATGTCCAAACGCAACGTGGTTTATCCCGCCGGCCGTCAGGCGCTCTACGATCTCAACAACTACTCGCCCGCGATCCGGTCTGGCGACCTGCTGTTCGTATCGGGGCAGGTTGGCAGCCGCGAGGACGGGTCGCCCGAACCCGACTTCGAGAAGCAGGTGCAGCTCGCGTTCGACAACCTCAACGCGATCCTCGAAGCCGCCGGCTGCACGTTCGATGACGTGGTGGACGTCACCACCTTCCACACCGATCCGAAGGCGCAAATCGAGACCGTCGCCGCGGTTCGCCTGAAGGCGATCGGCGAAGCGCCCTATCCCAACTGGACCGCGGTCGGCGTCAACTGGCTGGCTGGCTTCGACTTCGAGATCAAGGCTATTGCCCGCGTCCCATCGGCCGACTGA
- a CDS encoding helix-turn-helix domain-containing protein yields the protein MKKKKSSILEAVHKTARGLYEAEAIDQLTMRKFDVLCLPPVPELAPEQIKSIRETARMSQAVFAATLNTSTSTIQKWEVGQKKPSGPALKLLHLVKDRGVEILA from the coding sequence GTGAAGAAGAAGAAGTCGTCGATCCTTGAGGCTGTCCATAAAACGGCCCGTGGCCTGTACGAGGCAGAAGCCATCGACCAGCTCACGATGCGCAAGTTCGATGTCTTGTGCTTACCGCCAGTCCCAGAGCTAGCGCCTGAGCAGATCAAGAGCATCCGCGAAACAGCGCGGATGAGCCAGGCAGTGTTCGCGGCCACGCTTAACACCAGCACTTCAACGATTCAGAAATGGGAAGTGGGGCAGAAAAAACCCAGCGGACCGGCCCTGAAGCTGCTGCACCTGGTCAAAGACCGGGGTGTCGAAATCCTCGCCTGA